CCTTCGCTCAAACCAATTCACAATCTTCTTTGGAAAAACTGCCCCTACGTTCCTTAGTGTTCATTGATTCTGGGGTCAAAAATTACGAGGGAATTGCAGCGGGAGTGCTGCCAGGACAGCAGGTCGTAATCCTCGACGGCACCAAAAACGGCATCGAACAAATCTCCTCTGAAATTGAAAAATACGCTTCTACCAACGGGGCGATCGACTCGGTTCACATTATTTCTCACGGCAGTTCTGGCAACCTGCAACTCGGCAATACCGCTCTAGGTTCAGATAACATAGAGCAATACAAAGGTCAGTTGGAAAAGTGGCAGACTTCCCTGGCACCATCCGCAGACATTATGCTCTACGGCTGCGATGTAGCAGCAGGTACAGGCGCTAATTTCGTTGACAAGCTCAGCCAATTAACCGGCGCTGACGTTGCCGCATCCACCAACATTACTGGCAAAGACGGCGACTGGAACTTAGAATTTGCTAAGGGTCAAATAGAATCTCCCTTAGCCTTAAAACCGGACGTGATGGCAAATTACCAAGGTGATTTAGCTACTATCGTCGTCAGCAACAATAGCGATAGCGGCCCAGGCTCATTGAGGGCTGCGGTGGCATCTGCTGTAGCCGGGGATACAATTACCTTCGCTCCTGGTTTGGCTGGCCAAACAATCAGTCTGACTAGCGGTCAAATCGACATTCCTGTTGGCAAAAACCTCACGATTGACGGCACCGCAGCAGCAGGTTTAACCATCAGTGGCAACAACGCATCCCGCGCCTTTTTTGTCAATGCAAACGTGGTGACTGCTACGAGTTTTGCCGTCAAAAATCTCTCTATTGCCAACGCTAAAACGACAGGGACAGGTGGCGCGATCGGCACAACCGATGAAGTAAATCTGACAGTAGACAACGTTCAGTTCAATAACAACGTTGCCGACAAGGGTGGTGGGGCAATCTTCGGAAATTTCAACAATACCCTGACTGTATCGAACAGTAAATTCAACGGCAACATTGCCACCGCAGGTAATGATGAACGCGGTGCAGGTGCGATCGGCTTTTTGAGTTCCAAAGCTTTTACTGTCACCAACAGCGACTTCACCAACAACAAGGGAATTAACGGTGGGGCAATTAACAGCCTTCAGGGCAAGTTAACAATTGACAACTCGCGATTCATCGGCAACGACACCACCGCAGCCGTTTACGCAACAGGCCAAGATAATCCCTTTTTAAGGGGTTTTGGTGGCGCAGTTTACACAGACAGAGCCAGTTCTCTAACTGAAGCTTCCGGGACAATTAAGATTACCAATAGCGTATTTCAAGACAACAAAGGCCGAGGTGAAGGAGGTGCAGCTTATCTGTTCACAGGCAGCCAAGACAAGGTAATTTTGGAAAACAGCACCTTCCAAAATAACGAAATTCTGGCGCTACCCAACGGTGGCAGCCCTGGAAACGGTGGTGCGGTAACAAATTTGAGCGACAGCACCAACCAGGGATTGACCATTACCAACACCACCTTTGCCGGCAACAAAGCTGGCGAGCAAGGTGGCGGGCTGTGGATGAAAAATGCCCCTGCGACGATTACCAACAGTACGTTTTCTGGTAACTCGGTTCCTACTACTGTGGCTGATGGCTTCGGCAAACTCGGCGGTGCAATGACTCTTGGTGCGCCCACAACTATTGTCAACACGACGATCGCCGATAATTACGCTGGCTGGATTGGTGGAGGTATCTTCGCCGCTGCCAATGATGTCACCCTCAAAAACACGATTTTTGCCAACAATACAGCGGGTAACGGAGGAAACCCTTGGGGAATTAACCAACACACCACCGCCCAATACAGCGATCAAGGAGGAAATTTTCAGTGGCCGCTGACTGGCAGCGATACGAAGGTGACGACAAGTGTGACGGTGGCAGATCCTTTACTTGGCCCTCTGCAAAACATCAACGGTGCTGTCGTCAGGCCCCTGCTGGTAGGAAGTCCGGCGATCGATAAAGGCGTTGACAGCGGGCTGGCTGCCGATCAGCGAGGCGTCACTCGCCCTCAAGACGGCGACACCATTCCCGGGGCGATCTTTGACAGCGGATCTTTTGAATTCACCACTGCTGTCGTGCCGACTCCGACTCCGACTCCGGCGCCAACTCCAACCCCCGCACCGACTCCGACTCCCACACCGACTCCGGCGCCAACTCCCACACCCGCGCCGACTCCGACTCCCACACCGACTCCGGCGCCAACTCCCACACCCGCACCGACTCCGACTCCGACTCCGACTCCGGCGCCAACCCCAACACCCGCGCCGACTCCGACTCCCACACCGACTCCGGCGCCAACTCCAACACCCGCGCCGACTCCGACTCCGACTCCGACTCCGGCGCCAACTCCAACACCCGCGCCGACTCCGACTCCGACTCCGACTCCGGCGCCAACTCCAACACCCGCACCGACTCCGACTCCGACTCCAGTCGGCCCCACTCCCACACCGACGCCAGCGCCGACTCCGACGCCAGCGCCGACACCCACTCCCACACCGACTCCGGCGCCGACTCCGACACCCGCGCCGACACCCACTCCCACACCGACTCCGGCGCCGACTCCGACACCCGCGCCGACACCCACTCCCACACCGACTCCGGCGCCGACTCCGACACCCGCGCCGACACCCACCCCGGTATCGGATGCTTGCGTGCTTGATGGCCTCAACCCGCCGCAACTCGACCCTGCGACTATCACCCCCAACCCCGTCCAACAAACTTTAGACGGCAGCGACGCTAACAATTTGATTATGGGGGGCGCCATCAACGAGTCGATTAACGGACTTGCTGGTAACGACACTCTCTACGGGATGGGCGGCAATGACAACATTGACGGCGGTGCCGATAACGACTTGCTCTTCGGCAATGACGGCAACGATTTAATCAAAGGTGGTACTGGGAATGACACCATTTATGGTGGCAAGGGTAATGACACTGTTGTTGGCGACGATGGCAACGACTGGTTGCTGGGAGATTTCGGCAAAGATACTGTTGCCGGCGGTATGGGCAACGACACCATTTTTGGCGGCAAAGATGACGATATTTTGCTCGGTGAAGATGGCGACGACTATCTGTTAGGCAACTTAGGAAATGACACAATTAATGCTGGCAGCGGCAACGATATTGTGTTCGGTAATGAAGGTGCAGACTTGCTGTTTGGTGACGTAGGAAATGACACGCTTTACGGCGGCAAAGACAATGACAGTCTCGATGGCGGTATTGGCAACGATTTGCTGTTCGGCGGCAATGAAAACGATATTCTCTGTGGCGACAGCGGCAACGATACCCTGTACGGTGGCAAAGGCAACGATTTCCTCACAGGCGGTGCTGGCAGCGATTTCCTCAGCGGCGATGTTGGGGACGATACTTTGACTGGCGGTTCGGGAAGTGATATATTCTTCCTCACTCAAAGTGCGGGTAGCGACATCATTACTGATTTCCGTAAGGGCGAGGATTTAATTGGTTTGGCTCCCGGTTTGAGTTTCAATCAACTCAGCATTA
This sequence is a window from Microcoleus sp. bin38.metabat.b11b12b14.051. Protein-coding genes within it:
- a CDS encoding DUF4347 domain-containing protein, whose translation is MSSTFAQTNSQSSLEKLPLRSLVFIDSGVKNYEGIAAGVLPGQQVVILDGTKNGIEQISSEIEKYASTNGAIDSVHIISHGSSGNLQLGNTALGSDNIEQYKGQLEKWQTSLAPSADIMLYGCDVAAGTGANFVDKLSQLTGADVAASTNITGKDGDWNLEFAKGQIESPLALKPDVMANYQGDLATIVVSNNSDSGPGSLRAAVASAVAGDTITFAPGLAGQTISLTSGQIDIPVGKNLTIDGTAAAGLTISGNNASRAFFVNANVVTATSFAVKNLSIANAKTTGTGGAIGTTDEVNLTVDNVQFNNNVADKGGGAIFGNFNNTLTVSNSKFNGNIATAGNDERGAGAIGFLSSKAFTVTNSDFTNNKGINGGAINSLQGKLTIDNSRFIGNDTTAAVYATGQDNPFLRGFGGAVYTDRASSLTEASGTIKITNSVFQDNKGRGEGGAAYLFTGSQDKVILENSTFQNNEILALPNGGSPGNGGAVTNLSDSTNQGLTITNTTFAGNKAGEQGGGLWMKNAPATITNSTFSGNSVPTTVADGFGKLGGAMTLGAPTTIVNTTIADNYAGWIGGGIFAAANDVTLKNTIFANNTAGNGGNPWGINQHTTAQYSDQGGNFQWPLTGSDTKVTTSVTVADPLLGPLQNINGAVVRPLLVGSPAIDKGVDSGLAADQRGVTRPQDGDTIPGAIFDSGSFEFTTAVVPTPTPTPAPTPTPAPTPTPTPTPAPTPTPAPTPTPTPTPAPTPTPAPTPTPTPTPAPTPTPAPTPTPTPTPAPTPTPAPTPTPTPTPAPTPTPAPTPTPTPTPAPTPTPAPTPTPTPVGPTPTPTPAPTPTPAPTPTPTPTPAPTPTPAPTPTPTPTPAPTPTPAPTPTPTPTPAPTPTPAPTPTPVSDACVLDGLNPPQLDPATITPNPVQQTLDGSDANNLIMGGAINESINGLAGNDTLYGMGGNDNIDGGADNDLLFGNDGNDLIKGGTGNDTIYGGKGNDTVVGDDGNDWLLGDFGKDTVAGGMGNDTIFGGKDDDILLGEDGDDYLLGNLGNDTINAGSGNDIVFGNEGADLLFGDVGNDTLYGGKDNDSLDGGIGNDLLFGGNENDILCGDSGNDTLYGGKGNDFLTGGAGSDFLSGDVGDDTLTGGSGSDIFFLTQSAGSDIITDFRKGEDLIGLAPGLSFNQLSITSGNNQTLISVTGTNQLLAKLNGTPGTLSAGDFTQVTI